The following are from one region of the Molothrus aeneus isolate 106 chromosome 7, BPBGC_Maene_1.0, whole genome shotgun sequence genome:
- the C7H2orf76 gene encoding UPF0538 protein C2orf76 homolog isoform X1: MSAEGSTITVRLVRSFQHRNFRPLVFHGVPLEQTVREFMAFVRQDVSSRSGLPPPFKNYKYDTMKIIHQAHKSKTGELVVSLEDDDKLILKEDSTLKAAGVGNPRASTVVCYPGRNHELHWFTAAFNQSCSGLPLNM, from the exons ATGTCAGCAGAAGGCTCCACCATCACGGTTCGCCTGGTGCGCTCCTTCCAGCACCGCAATTTCCGGCCCCTGGTGTTCCACGGGGTCCCCTTGGAGCAGACAGTGCGGGAATTCATGGCCTTCGTGCGCCAGG atgTGTCTTCAAGATCAGGACTTCCtcctccttttaaaaattacaagtATG atacCATGAAGATTATTCACCAAGCACACAAATCTAAG ACTGGTGAGCTTGTAGTGAGTTTGGAAGATGATGACAAACTGATTTTGAAGGAAGACAGCACgctgaaagcagctggagtAG GAAATCCCAGAGCCAGTACTGTGGTTTGTTATCCTGGCAGAAATCATGAACTGCATTGGTTTACAGCTGCTTTTAATCAGAGCTGCAGTGGG
- the C7H2orf76 gene encoding UPF0538 protein C2orf76 homolog isoform X2 has product MSAEGSTITVRLVRSFQHRNFRPLVFHGVPLEQTVREFMAFVRQDVSSRSGLPPPFKNYKYDTMKIIHQAHKSKTGELVVSLEDDDKLILKEDSTLKAAGVANETELAFFCEEDYRNYRANPVSAW; this is encoded by the exons ATGTCAGCAGAAGGCTCCACCATCACGGTTCGCCTGGTGCGCTCCTTCCAGCACCGCAATTTCCGGCCCCTGGTGTTCCACGGGGTCCCCTTGGAGCAGACAGTGCGGGAATTCATGGCCTTCGTGCGCCAGG atgTGTCTTCAAGATCAGGACTTCCtcctccttttaaaaattacaagtATG atacCATGAAGATTATTCACCAAGCACACAAATCTAAG ACTGGTGAGCTTGTAGTGAGTTTGGAAGATGATGACAAACTGATTTTGAAGGAAGACAGCACgctgaaagcagctggagtAG cAAATGAGACAGAATTAGCATTCTTCTGTGAGGAAGATTACAGAAACTACAGAGCTAATCCTGTTTCGGCCTGGTGA
- the DBI gene encoding acyl-CoA-binding protein gives MSEAAFQKAAEEVKQLKSQPTDQEMLDIYSHYKQATVGDVNTERPGMLDFKGKAKWDAWSALKGMSKEDAMKAYIAKVEELKGKYGI, from the exons ATGAGCGAG GCCGCGTTCCAGAAGGCTGCCGAGGAGGTGAAGCAGCTGAAGTCGCAGCCCACGGACCAGGAGATGCTGGACATCTACAGCCACTACAAACAGGCCACGGTGGGCGACGTGAACACTG AGCGCCCTGGTATGCTGGACTTCAAAGGCAAAGCAAAGTGGGATGCCTGGAGTGCATTGAAAG GAATGTCCAAAGAAGATGCAATGAAAGCTTATATAGCAAAAGTGGAAGAACTAAAGGGCAAATATGGCATCTGA